A region from the Salinivibrio kushneri genome encodes:
- the lamB gene encoding maltoporin LamB — MRKVSLIAAAVAAAVTATSAFAVDFNGYARAGAAIGGDGAGDSAFEKNKVGRLGNEDDNYYEFGFSEELQTGEQSWKLESMIASSDKGQSGWESSEINVAQFNVQAKGLIASDPEAVIWAGKRYYQRKDIHITDFYFLNTSGTGGGIENISLGDQKLSLAFLQDGGDDEGDNKPASTGYIFDARLANIGLWEDASLELATAYNFATEKDGRTEAADDGIMLTGIVHQNMDNGFNQTILQYGSAGYGDQIAGFGSGAWYSRGSDDKNDAKGYRIINWGVMNVGSSMELGHQLSYHNGSDLTDGEGDSDMFTAVVRPVYKWNDTMRTIGEVGFFDGENQGTDQGGHKFTLAQAWAMGDSFWSRPEIRFYGTYITDEEGDTFGDKGDSEFVTGVQLEAWW, encoded by the coding sequence ATGAGAAAAGTAAGTTTAATTGCGGCGGCTGTTGCAGCTGCTGTCACTGCCACCTCAGCATTTGCTGTAGATTTTAATGGTTATGCTCGTGCGGGTGCTGCGATCGGTGGTGATGGTGCAGGTGATAGTGCTTTTGAAAAGAATAAAGTTGGTCGTTTGGGTAACGAAGACGACAACTATTACGAGTTCGGTTTTTCAGAAGAACTTCAAACGGGTGAGCAATCATGGAAGCTGGAATCGATGATTGCTTCCAGCGATAAAGGCCAAAGTGGTTGGGAAAGTAGCGAAATAAACGTCGCGCAATTTAATGTCCAAGCCAAAGGTTTGATTGCATCCGACCCTGAAGCTGTTATTTGGGCGGGTAAGCGCTATTATCAACGTAAAGATATCCATATTACTGACTTCTATTTCTTGAACACCTCAGGTACCGGTGGTGGTATTGAAAATATTTCACTGGGCGATCAAAAACTTTCTCTAGCATTTCTTCAAGATGGTGGGGACGATGAGGGCGATAACAAGCCTGCTTCTACAGGCTACATTTTTGATGCACGTTTAGCTAATATCGGCTTGTGGGAAGACGCGAGTCTAGAGCTCGCTACTGCCTATAACTTTGCAACAGAGAAGGATGGCCGAACCGAAGCCGCTGATGATGGTATTATGCTTACCGGTATTGTGCATCAAAACATGGACAACGGCTTCAACCAAACAATCTTGCAATATGGCTCTGCAGGATACGGTGATCAGATTGCTGGCTTTGGATCTGGTGCATGGTACAGCCGTGGCTCCGACGATAAAAACGATGCGAAAGGCTACCGTATTATTAACTGGGGTGTGATGAATGTTGGGTCGTCGATGGAACTTGGACATCAGCTTTCTTATCACAACGGGTCGGACTTAACAGATGGTGAGGGTGACTCTGATATGTTCACCGCGGTTGTGCGCCCTGTTTATAAGTGGAACGACACGATGCGCACCATCGGTGAGGTCGGCTTCTTTGATGGAGAAAATCAAGGAACAGACCAAGGAGGTCACAAGTTTACTTTAGCTCAAGCATGGGCAATGGGTGATAGCTTCTGGTCGCGTCCTGAGATTCGCTTCTACGGTACGTATATTACGGATGAAGAAGGAGATACGTTTGGTGACAAAGGTGACTCAGAGTTCGTAACGGGTGTGCAATTGGAAGCTTGGTGGTAA
- a CDS encoding MalM family protein, with product MNKKVLFISGLLLLNGCSTIVDNQYQIAPKGKAVTQIEKAKQLPLEMDKEIKVAVTTQTQVLDIHSIDSPGVIFELPMVKNGLDINIEAEINDSVFVPSAKVINQSGDIRAELDDRGLVYLKPRLADGNRLQGNIKVHPQVGDSALYLVIFTDKDKLDETVAVSHPAKLDAEGRGNYFPEVGDIQVPRALTGTFSIEAAALGARTSDQSIVLPALSATERPQQESVTFYHQAIRAAIADNDVDKAMGLLRDAEQLGITDADQVFRDAMKAQLDKQ from the coding sequence ATGAACAAAAAAGTGTTATTTATCTCTGGGTTATTACTGCTTAATGGGTGCTCGACGATCGTTGATAACCAATATCAGATTGCACCGAAAGGAAAGGCAGTGACGCAGATTGAGAAAGCGAAACAACTACCGCTAGAGATGGATAAAGAGATCAAAGTAGCGGTCACCACACAAACACAAGTCCTAGATATCCATAGCATTGATAGCCCTGGCGTTATTTTTGAATTACCGATGGTAAAAAATGGATTGGATATCAATATCGAGGCAGAAATAAACGATAGTGTTTTTGTCCCAAGTGCTAAAGTCATTAACCAGTCTGGCGATATTCGCGCTGAGCTTGATGATCGAGGTTTAGTTTATCTAAAGCCCCGTCTAGCTGATGGAAACCGTTTGCAAGGGAATATTAAAGTCCACCCACAAGTAGGTGACAGTGCGCTCTATTTGGTTATTTTTACTGATAAAGATAAACTTGATGAAACGGTGGCGGTCAGCCACCCAGCGAAATTGGACGCAGAGGGAAGAGGGAATTACTTTCCAGAGGTAGGCGATATTCAAGTGCCGCGCGCGTTGACCGGTACGTTTTCCATCGAAGCGGCAGCATTGGGCGCACGTACCAGCGATCAGTCTATCGTACTGCCAGCACTCTCCGCCACTGAACGTCCGCAACAAGAAAGCGTGACTTTTTACCACCAGGCTATTCGGGCCGCGATTGCAGATAACGATGTCGACAAAGCAATGGGATTACTGCGTGATGCGGAGCAATTGGGTATCACTGACGCTGACCAAGTCTTTCGTGACGCGATGAAAGCACAGTTAGACAAGCAGTAA
- a CDS encoding glycogen debranching protein gives MSVCFPSPYVLGAQLHPSGCRFTLYAPDQDCVHLLLWHQGHQPQRLAMREYKRGYWTRDVADVVAGQEYSFEVLQDGQTWYLADPYAQAVTGPLRYQPPYSPSQSTLLARCQVVDHESFDWQGVSSPQRAIQDTVIFETHVKGLTQQHPDVAPVQQGRYLGLVSPTMLAFYQQHQINCLQLLPITSCLPEPHLLSQQKTNYWGYNPYVWMAPDPRYAEKSAVNELKTAIRELHRHDIEVILDVVFNHTAEGGEGGPILHYKAFDHAMYLHDGQQLRNYTGCGNTLDIRHPAALKQVLDTLCMWVTDYHVDGFRFDLAATQGRNGDTFNPQNAFFLAIAQDPILSKVKLIAEPWDIGPDGYQLGQFPINWAECNDKIRDTTRSLWRGDPGILQDFATRLMGSRDVFSAAHWPDHLPINYVTYHDGFTLQDVVSYAKRHNHANGENNRDGHGDNRSANYGVEGPTNNPDIIEVRRRQKRNMMASILFSLGTPHILMADVLGHSQQGNNNAYCQDNPISWLNWQTQDHDWSNWLATMIARRNAIVPRFIDALSGTQRHCNQITWRHPNGDPIHDHQWSKLQALSCQITLGAHHPDAGQSILIAINSSDTAHDLRLPPNHQWRIVCDTATGETTVAPLASCQRLAAKSFLVCIDGDWL, from the coding sequence ATGTCGGTTTGCTTCCCATCCCCTTATGTATTAGGGGCGCAACTACACCCATCAGGCTGTCGGTTTACGCTGTATGCACCCGATCAGGACTGCGTGCATTTACTGTTGTGGCATCAAGGGCACCAGCCTCAGCGGCTCGCCATGCGCGAATACAAGCGTGGCTACTGGACACGAGATGTCGCTGATGTGGTTGCGGGGCAAGAATACAGTTTTGAGGTCTTACAGGATGGTCAAACATGGTACTTGGCCGATCCGTATGCGCAAGCGGTGACTGGTCCCTTACGCTATCAGCCTCCTTATTCACCATCGCAAAGCACATTGCTGGCGCGCTGCCAAGTCGTCGATCATGAGTCTTTTGATTGGCAAGGCGTGTCATCGCCTCAGCGCGCCATACAAGACACTGTGATTTTCGAAACCCATGTTAAAGGGCTGACGCAGCAGCATCCAGATGTCGCCCCAGTGCAGCAAGGACGTTATTTGGGTTTAGTCTCACCAACGATGTTGGCGTTTTATCAACAACATCAGATTAATTGCCTGCAACTGCTTCCGATTACGTCTTGCTTACCTGAGCCGCATTTACTCAGCCAGCAAAAAACCAACTACTGGGGCTACAACCCATATGTTTGGATGGCACCGGATCCACGCTACGCGGAGAAAAGTGCGGTTAACGAGCTAAAGACGGCAATACGCGAACTACACCGCCACGATATCGAAGTCATTTTGGATGTGGTATTTAATCACACGGCAGAAGGCGGAGAAGGTGGGCCGATTCTTCATTATAAAGCGTTTGATCATGCCATGTACTTACATGATGGCCAACAACTGCGCAATTATACCGGCTGTGGTAATACCCTTGATATACGCCATCCTGCTGCACTAAAGCAGGTGCTCGACACCTTATGCATGTGGGTCACCGACTATCACGTGGATGGGTTTAGGTTCGATCTCGCCGCGACCCAGGGGCGAAATGGCGATACCTTTAACCCCCAAAATGCGTTTTTCCTCGCCATTGCCCAGGATCCGATCCTTTCTAAGGTCAAGTTGATTGCGGAACCCTGGGATATAGGCCCCGATGGGTATCAGCTAGGACAATTTCCCATTAACTGGGCTGAATGTAACGATAAAATCCGCGATACCACGCGCAGTTTATGGCGAGGAGATCCAGGCATACTGCAAGATTTCGCCACGCGATTGATGGGTTCGCGCGACGTTTTCAGCGCAGCGCATTGGCCCGATCATTTACCGATTAACTATGTAACCTACCATGATGGTTTTACCCTGCAGGATGTGGTCAGTTATGCCAAGCGGCATAACCATGCCAATGGCGAGAATAACCGGGATGGTCATGGTGACAATCGCTCCGCCAATTATGGTGTCGAGGGGCCGACAAACAATCCTGACATTATTGAGGTAAGGAGGCGGCAAAAACGGAATATGATGGCAAGCATCCTCTTCTCGCTGGGGACGCCACACATTCTAATGGCCGATGTGTTAGGCCACTCGCAACAAGGGAATAACAATGCCTATTGCCAAGATAACCCTATCAGTTGGTTAAACTGGCAAACGCAGGATCACGATTGGTCAAACTGGCTAGCCACTATGATTGCACGCCGCAATGCCATCGTACCACGCTTTATCGATGCGTTAAGTGGCACACAGCGCCATTGCAATCAGATTACGTGGCGGCACCCGAATGGCGATCCGATTCACGATCATCAATGGTCAAAGCTGCAAGCGCTCAGCTGTCAGATCACGCTCGGCGCGCATCACCCTGACGCGGGTCAATCAATACTTATAGCCATTAACAGCAGCGACACCGCGCACGACCTACGGCTTCCACCAAATCATCAGTGGCGCATTGTCTGTGACACCGCGACCGGTGAGACAACCGTCGCTCCACTAGCGTCATGCCAACGCTTGGCAGCAAAGAGCTTTTTGGTCTGTATCGACGGTGACTGGCTGTAG
- a CDS encoding methyl-accepting chemotaxis protein, whose translation MKKLRNLSISQRISLAASSIVLIGLGAVSAVSLSTLNSSQSAMSSQVTENVKRDQVIKMQNRATAISEEIHAYIASPLDTVRTIAQIYTSEAEKNKSARILDRDDIPRIMYSILKRQPEWHNIYTEWQKNVLGADAFYYGDPTSAADGRYVPSVSVDENGEMRLTAAQNFSETNPWYQCPVSTQKDCITDPRTTQINGKTQTVFDVTTPVFRFDKTVAMVGSTLKTSQIQSLLAKRADNNGELFVISQDGRVVASTDQHVQHGAAVSGLSSPAYQPLSNLLSQSATNQFKQTDSHFYVSQPIEFGNMSQTWSVMIVTPKQAAMAPVTQLNQMMTNAESDIQNTIYWVSGLVLLLAFVIIQIVIKRQLAPLTSVEQSIQAIAQGGGDLTQRLPVNGQTEIDRIKHSVNHMLDALQSMVGQIQQAGGRLSDTSTTANNAITDAHQALSDNTETLHQAATAMEQLTATSKDVATNSEASKEKNAVVVSSLNQCMENVANNVARNQTANTDLQKANSFVSEVKTSGSDIATLLDDIRGISDQTNLLALNAAIESARAGEAGRGFAVVADEVRALAQHSQKSVDQIVSTLETFNQLLTDIEAVIQQGERGAAEGYQASVSVQETLTEIVDLVQQLGDINYQTAGAAEEQSAVSQQVAENIQALSQRIEQTLSLSEQAQGANETLNHEAKTIRQLVDTFTV comes from the coding sequence ATGAAAAAGTTGCGTAACCTTTCTATAAGTCAACGGATAAGTTTGGCTGCCTCGTCCATCGTTCTGATCGGTCTTGGGGCAGTGAGTGCGGTTTCTTTATCAACGCTGAATAGCAGCCAGTCGGCCATGTCATCCCAGGTCACTGAAAACGTAAAGCGTGATCAAGTGATCAAGATGCAAAATCGCGCGACTGCGATTAGCGAGGAGATCCATGCTTACATTGCTTCTCCGCTCGATACGGTGCGAACTATCGCCCAGATTTATACCTCTGAAGCGGAAAAGAATAAGTCAGCCCGGATCCTCGACCGAGATGATATTCCTCGGATCATGTATTCGATTTTGAAACGCCAACCTGAATGGCACAACATCTATACCGAGTGGCAAAAAAACGTCTTAGGCGCCGATGCTTTTTACTACGGCGATCCAACCAGTGCAGCGGATGGCCGCTATGTGCCGTCGGTGTCAGTGGATGAAAACGGGGAAATGCGCCTTACCGCTGCACAAAATTTCTCTGAAACCAATCCTTGGTATCAATGCCCAGTGAGCACCCAAAAAGATTGTATTACTGATCCAAGAACGACTCAGATTAATGGTAAGACGCAAACGGTGTTCGACGTGACAACTCCCGTTTTTCGCTTTGATAAAACGGTTGCTATGGTGGGAAGTACGCTCAAAACCTCGCAAATCCAATCACTCTTAGCCAAACGTGCCGATAATAACGGGGAACTATTTGTTATCAGTCAAGATGGACGAGTCGTTGCTAGCACCGATCAGCACGTTCAACATGGCGCTGCGGTCTCGGGACTTTCCTCTCCTGCTTACCAACCACTTTCTAACCTTCTAAGCCAGAGCGCAACAAACCAATTCAAACAAACCGATTCGCACTTTTATGTGTCGCAACCGATCGAGTTTGGCAATATGTCTCAGACGTGGTCAGTGATGATTGTGACCCCCAAGCAAGCCGCGATGGCACCCGTCACACAACTGAATCAGATGATGACTAACGCCGAAAGCGATATTCAAAACACCATATATTGGGTGAGTGGCCTCGTCCTTTTGCTGGCCTTTGTGATCATTCAAATCGTTATCAAACGTCAGTTGGCACCATTGACCAGCGTGGAACAATCTATTCAAGCGATAGCCCAAGGTGGTGGTGATTTAACTCAGCGCTTGCCGGTTAATGGTCAAACCGAGATTGATCGTATTAAACACTCAGTCAATCACATGTTGGATGCGCTGCAATCGATGGTGGGACAAATTCAACAAGCAGGTGGGCGCTTATCCGACACATCAACGACAGCCAATAACGCCATCACCGATGCCCACCAAGCCCTGTCTGATAATACCGAGACATTACACCAAGCCGCGACCGCAATGGAGCAACTGACCGCGACCTCAAAAGATGTGGCAACCAACTCTGAAGCCTCCAAAGAGAAAAACGCCGTAGTCGTCTCATCGCTGAATCAGTGCATGGAGAATGTTGCTAATAATGTGGCACGCAACCAAACCGCCAACACGGATCTGCAAAAAGCCAACAGTTTTGTTAGCGAAGTCAAAACCAGCGGTAGCGACATTGCCACGTTGCTCGACGACATTCGCGGTATCTCAGATCAAACCAATTTATTAGCGCTCAATGCCGCGATTGAGTCGGCTCGCGCCGGTGAAGCTGGTCGAGGATTTGCGGTGGTCGCTGACGAGGTGCGCGCCTTGGCCCAGCATTCACAAAAATCTGTCGACCAAATCGTCTCGACGCTTGAGACCTTCAACCAACTACTGACCGATATTGAAGCCGTCATCCAACAAGGTGAGCGTGGTGCGGCAGAAGGTTATCAAGCGAGTGTTTCCGTGCAGGAGACCTTAACCGAGATTGTTGATTTGGTGCAGCAGCTAGGCGATATCAATTATCAAACCGCAGGCGCGGCGGAGGAGCAAAGTGCCGTCTCTCAGCAGGTGGCCGAAAATATCCAAGCCCTCTCACAACGTATTGAACAAACCTTGTCACTCAGTGAGCAAGCGCAGGGCGCAAACGAGACCCTTAACCACGAGGCCAAAACGATTCGCCAACTGGTCGATACGTTTACCGTTTAG
- the malG gene encoding maltose ABC transporter permease MalG, producing MAMVQGKSLKYRVWATHIGLCLFLALILFPLLMIIAISFREGNFATGSLIPDNPSLEHWKLALGFPVTNSDGTVTPPPFPVLLWLWNSVKVAGITSLFIVVLSTTSAYAFARMRFKGKQTILNAMMIFQMFPAVLALVAIYALFDKLGQYIPFLGLNTHGGLIFAYLGGIALHVWTIKGYFESIDGSLEEAAALDGATPWQAFRLVLLPLSVPILAVVFILSFIMAVGEVPVASILLSDVDSYTLAVGMQQYLYPQNYLWGDFAAAAVLSAVPITGVFLLAQRWLVGGLTAGGVKG from the coding sequence ATGGCAATGGTACAAGGTAAATCCTTAAAATATCGCGTCTGGGCAACCCATATTGGCTTGTGCTTGTTCTTGGCGTTGATCCTATTCCCGCTGTTAATGATTATTGCGATTTCATTCCGCGAAGGGAACTTCGCCACTGGGAGCTTGATCCCGGACAATCCATCACTGGAACACTGGAAATTAGCACTGGGCTTCCCGGTGACTAACTCGGATGGCACGGTCACGCCACCGCCATTTCCCGTTTTATTATGGCTGTGGAATTCGGTAAAAGTGGCCGGGATCACCTCGCTGTTTATCGTGGTGCTCTCAACCACTTCGGCGTATGCCTTTGCGCGTATGCGATTTAAAGGCAAGCAGACCATCTTGAACGCGATGATGATCTTCCAGATGTTCCCAGCGGTGTTGGCATTGGTCGCTATCTACGCCTTGTTTGATAAGTTGGGACAGTACATTCCATTTTTGGGACTCAACACGCACGGTGGCTTGATCTTTGCGTACTTAGGCGGGATTGCATTACACGTTTGGACCATTAAAGGCTACTTCGAGAGCATTGATGGTTCATTGGAAGAAGCCGCAGCATTGGATGGCGCCACCCCGTGGCAGGCGTTTAGGCTGGTGCTGCTTCCGCTCTCCGTGCCTATCTTGGCTGTGGTCTTTATTCTGTCGTTTATCATGGCGGTAGGTGAGGTGCCAGTTGCTTCGATTCTGTTGTCGGATGTTGATTCGTATACCTTGGCGGTCGGCATGCAGCAGTACTTGTATCCGCAAAACTATCTGTGGGGCGACTTTGCGGCGGCAGCCGTACTGTCAGCGGTACCGATTACCGGGGTTTTCTTACTCGCCCAACGTTGGTTAGTGGGTGGTTTGACCGCAGGGGGCGTGAAAGGGTAA
- a CDS encoding alpha/beta hydrolase yields the protein MSKKVYFSTPGRFSAKRSLVGAVSRCHHRLAPRHAKKVARKLFLTPTRSPMVNAEPEGVVRSRVQSQEGELQMYSLGAGPTWLLTHGWSGSASQFFPLMAHIASLGFRTVAFDHPAHGQSGGEESHIPGFVQAINDVLDQVDNVSGVIAHSMGAAAVLESEHPQVDDLPLFLVAPVLNYRENLYATVRKSGYSLKLFDEIVQEVGEQHGYPIETIEPLEKLSRRRHPVVIAHDKNDRFASFAVTEKATDYPHVTVLATEGLGHGRILTSDVAMQAFTDLAAKMNPAVQSVEAQTENKKASA from the coding sequence ATGAGTAAAAAAGTGTATTTTTCAACGCCGGGCCGCTTTAGCGCCAAACGTTCTCTCGTGGGGGCGGTGAGCCGGTGTCATCACCGCTTGGCACCTCGCCATGCTAAAAAAGTCGCACGAAAACTCTTTCTCACCCCAACACGCAGTCCTATGGTGAACGCAGAGCCTGAAGGCGTGGTGCGCTCTCGAGTGCAAAGCCAAGAAGGAGAGCTACAAATGTATAGCCTTGGCGCTGGGCCAACCTGGTTGCTGACGCATGGTTGGTCGGGATCCGCCAGTCAGTTCTTTCCACTCATGGCACATATCGCGTCACTAGGCTTTCGTACGGTCGCATTTGATCATCCAGCACACGGTCAAAGTGGCGGGGAAGAAAGCCACATTCCCGGCTTTGTGCAGGCGATCAATGATGTATTAGATCAAGTTGATAATGTGTCTGGGGTGATTGCGCATAGTATGGGCGCTGCCGCGGTGTTGGAAAGCGAGCACCCTCAGGTGGATGATTTACCGCTCTTTTTGGTCGCGCCTGTGCTGAATTATCGCGAGAATTTATATGCCACAGTCCGAAAATCGGGGTATTCACTGAAGCTGTTTGATGAAATTGTCCAAGAAGTGGGTGAGCAGCACGGTTATCCAATCGAGACCATTGAGCCGCTAGAAAAATTGTCGCGCCGCCGCCATCCGGTGGTGATTGCCCACGACAAAAATGATCGTTTTGCCTCCTTTGCCGTCACCGAAAAAGCCACTGACTACCCGCATGTGACTGTGCTAGCCACCGAAGGGTTAGGGCATGGGCGTATTCTGACCAGTGACGTCGCCATGCAGGCATTTACCGACTTAGCGGCGAAGATGAACCCCGCGGTACAAAGTGTTGAAGCACAAACTGAGAATAAAAAGGCATCGGCCTAA
- a CDS encoding L-cystine transporter, producing the protein MTVILLNLIAFALLLAMLVKLHKQQKSLSTRVFTGLGMGVAFGAALQALYGADGAITRETINYINIVGSGYVSLLKMIIMPLITVSIIGAILKVKDSGSLGKISSLNIGILLATTAASALIGVFVSSLFGLSAQDIVQGAREMARGAALEQRLGSVEDLSLADMIISFFPQNPFADLAGSRPTSTIAVVIFSALVGIAGVALSRTQPELGERFERFMDVAQELVRTLVRMIIGLTPYGVLALMTKVVAGSNVSEILELANFVAASYVGLGAILVMHLILIGLVGMSPIQYLKKVLPVLTFAFTSRSSAATIPLNIDSQMKNLGNDPASANFSASFGATMGQNGCAGLYPAMLAVMIAPTIGISPLDPGFIATLVAIVTVSSFGIAGVGGGATFAALIVLSALDMPVALAGLLISIEPLIDMGRTAINVSGSMTAGTLTSRLTGGQDKSVFDHHEVVKQDTANA; encoded by the coding sequence ATGACAGTTATCCTTTTAAACCTGATTGCTTTTGCGCTGCTGCTGGCGATGCTTGTCAAATTGCACAAGCAACAAAAATCCTTATCCACACGCGTGTTTACCGGCCTCGGCATGGGGGTTGCGTTCGGTGCTGCGCTGCAAGCGTTATACGGTGCTGACGGCGCTATCACGCGCGAAACCATTAACTACATCAATATCGTCGGCTCCGGTTATGTCAGCCTGCTTAAAATGATCATCATGCCGTTGATCACCGTGTCGATTATTGGCGCGATTTTGAAAGTGAAAGACTCAGGTTCTCTAGGCAAAATCTCTAGCTTAAACATCGGCATTTTACTTGCCACCACCGCTGCTTCCGCGCTCATTGGCGTGTTCGTCAGCAGTCTATTTGGATTGTCTGCGCAAGATATCGTGCAAGGTGCACGAGAGATGGCACGTGGGGCCGCTCTAGAGCAACGCTTGGGCTCAGTCGAAGACTTATCTTTGGCTGATATGATTATCTCTTTCTTCCCACAAAATCCATTTGCGGATTTGGCCGGTAGCCGTCCAACCTCGACCATCGCTGTAGTGATTTTCTCTGCGCTAGTGGGTATAGCCGGTGTAGCGCTTTCACGCACTCAGCCTGAACTTGGCGAGCGTTTTGAACGCTTTATGGATGTGGCTCAGGAGTTAGTGCGCACGCTCGTACGTATGATCATCGGCCTCACCCCCTACGGTGTTTTGGCCTTGATGACCAAAGTGGTGGCTGGCTCAAACGTCAGTGAAATTCTTGAGCTGGCCAATTTTGTCGCCGCTTCCTATGTGGGCTTAGGTGCCATTCTAGTAATGCATCTGATATTGATTGGCCTTGTTGGTATGAGCCCAATTCAATATCTGAAAAAAGTGCTCCCGGTGCTGACATTCGCCTTTACTTCTCGCTCAAGCGCGGCCACGATTCCGCTCAATATCGATTCACAAATGAAGAACTTGGGTAACGACCCGGCCAGCGCCAATTTCTCTGCCTCATTTGGTGCCACCATGGGTCAAAATGGCTGTGCCGGTCTGTATCCTGCCATGCTGGCGGTGATGATTGCGCCCACCATTGGTATCAGCCCACTCGATCCGGGTTTTATCGCCACCTTGGTTGCGATTGTCACCGTAAGCTCATTCGGTATTGCTGGCGTCGGTGGCGGCGCCACCTTTGCGGCACTGATCGTGCTCTCAGCATTGGATATGCCTGTTGCGCTTGCCGGCTTGCTCATTTCTATCGAGCCTTTGATTGATATGGGCCGCACTGCCATAAACGTGAGCGGCTCAATGACAGCCGGTACCCTTACCTCGCGTTTAACCGGTGGCCAAGATAAAAGTGTTTTCGATCACCATGAAGTGGTAAAGCAAGACACGGCTAACGCCTAA
- a CDS encoding PhnA domain-containing protein has product MSIEQTLQARSGGQCELCTSQDNLSVYDVPYSPDTTANSCVLVCGTCHDQLQHPDNIDVNHWRCLSESMWSQEPAVQVVAYRQLSRLSSESWAQDNLDMMYMEDDVRKWAETGQDIEEVKVLDANGVALQKGDDVTVIKDLPVKGSSQVIKQGTVIRGINLTDDPTHVQGKVNGQTLFVIAEFCRRK; this is encoded by the coding sequence ATGAGTATTGAACAAACGCTTCAGGCGCGCAGTGGCGGCCAATGTGAACTATGCACCAGCCAAGACAACTTATCTGTGTATGACGTCCCTTACTCGCCCGACACCACAGCAAACAGTTGCGTATTGGTTTGTGGCACGTGTCACGATCAGCTTCAACATCCAGACAATATCGATGTGAACCACTGGCGTTGTCTAAGCGAGAGCATGTGGAGCCAAGAGCCTGCGGTTCAAGTCGTTGCCTATCGCCAACTTTCGCGCCTTTCTAGCGAAAGCTGGGCGCAAGATAATCTCGACATGATGTACATGGAAGACGATGTCCGTAAGTGGGCAGAAACGGGACAAGATATCGAAGAAGTCAAAGTATTGGACGCTAACGGCGTCGCACTGCAAAAAGGCGACGACGTGACCGTGATTAAAGATTTGCCCGTTAAAGGCTCAAGCCAAGTGATCAAACAAGGCACCGTGATCCGCGGCATCAATTTGACCGACGATCCGACCCATGTACAGGGCAAAGTCAACGGCCAAACCCTGTTTGTGATTGCGGAGTTCTGCCGCCGTAAGTAA
- a CDS encoding TetR/AcrR family transcriptional regulator → MGVSSEPTYSLSKREQTRLRILEAAFESASVYGLESLTIGSLARDVKMSKSGLFAHFNSRENLQIAVVHFAGERFIERVISPSREADHASIEAKLQHLLRNWMGWHQHFQGQCLFLDAWHEQRASNDPIHQALQRVTRQWLDYLAAQFEKGKQAGEFRADLDTWQAVYQLYGHYLSSQLFLRLSLESPEGTRFWHGVEQLLAQSRRECSR, encoded by the coding sequence ATGGGCGTATCTAGTGAACCGACGTACTCGCTCTCGAAACGTGAGCAAACCAGGTTGCGTATTCTCGAAGCCGCGTTTGAGTCAGCCAGCGTGTATGGATTGGAAAGCTTGACGATTGGTAGCTTGGCGCGCGACGTAAAAATGTCAAAAAGCGGGCTATTTGCCCATTTCAACTCGCGTGAAAACTTACAAATCGCGGTGGTGCATTTTGCCGGTGAGCGTTTTATCGAGCGGGTGATTAGCCCGAGTCGTGAAGCTGACCATGCGAGTATTGAGGCCAAATTGCAACATTTGCTGCGTAATTGGATGGGTTGGCATCAGCACTTTCAGGGTCAGTGCTTATTTTTAGATGCGTGGCATGAGCAGCGTGCGAGTAATGATCCCATCCATCAGGCGTTGCAGCGCGTCACCCGTCAATGGCTTGACTACCTAGCCGCACAGTTTGAAAAGGGCAAGCAAGCCGGTGAATTTCGCGCCGACCTTGATACCTGGCAAGCTGTCTATCAGTTGTATGGGCACTATTTGAGTAGCCAGTTATTTCTGCGTTTGTCACTCGAATCGCCGGAAGGGACACGCTTTTGGCATGGTGTCGAGCAGTTGCTCGCGCAAAGCCGCCGCGAATGTTCCCGATAA